From the genome of Vicia villosa cultivar HV-30 ecotype Madison, WI linkage group LG2, Vvil1.0, whole genome shotgun sequence, one region includes:
- the LOC131653661 gene encoding trafficking protein particle complex II-specific subunit 130 homolog translates to MANFLSQFQTIKNSSDRLVISVEDVSDLWPTVKPAFEARLPFKRASLNNKARNAVLVEKLPAEFILTTDSRLRSRFPQEQLLFWFREPYATVVLVTCEDLDEFKTILKPRLKLIVQNDEREWFIVFVSKAHPANDQANKMAKKVYAKLEVDFSSRKRERCCKYDMHFPEANFWEDLESKIMECIRNTLDRRVQFYEDEIRKLSEQRLMPVWNFCNFFILKESLAFMFEMAHLHEDALREYDELELCYLETVNMTGKQRDFGGVDHGDDQAAIINPGNKALTQIVQEDSFREFEFRQYLFACQSKLLFKLNRPIEVASRGYSFILSFSKSLALNERILPFCMREVWVVTACLALIEATTSNYSDGLVAPDAEKEFFCLLGDLYSLARVKFMRLAYLIGYGTDIERSPVNSASLSLLPWPKPAVWPSVPTDASAEVLEKEKLILQTTPRIKHFGIQRKPLPLEPTVLLREANRRRASLSAGNVFEMFDSRQGPMEGSGFDSPPKMSPQKVLSNSMTRTNSSPGNFDGSIGRPMRLAEIYIAAEHALKQTISNLGMLKSLSSSEEFEKKYLELTKGAADNYHRSWWKRHGVVLDGEIAAVAFKHGHFDQAAKSYEKVCALYNGEGWQDLLAEVLPILAECQNILNDQAGYLLSCVRLLSLEDGLFLTKERQAFQAELIRLAHSEMKDPVPLDVSSLITFSGNPGPPLELCDRDPGILSVTVCSGFPDDITLDSISLTLMATYNADEGVKALKSSTAIVLHPGRNTITLDLPPQKPGSYVLGVLTGQIGQLRFRSHGVSKVGPAESDDVMSYEKPAKPILKVSKPRALVDLDAAVSSALLINEHQWVGILVRPLNYSLKAAVLHIDTGPGLEIEDTNIVEMESYAGVSDNDEDVVQKDGAQIESLDSEKKFERSTLREGKIVFPNWASDTPSILWVLVRAISDTLNRGSSSVTTRRESIVDGMRTIALKLEFGAFHNQIFERTLAVHFTHPLYVRTHVTDKCNDGTLLLQVILHSEIKATLTIYDAWLDLQNGFVHSGQTQGRPTSSFFPLIISPTSKAGILFSIFLDKTNAEEDIEKPESILNIKYGISGDRTIGAHPPFINESTGVDGGRQELIFKSVIVLQRPVLDPCLAVGFLPLPSDGLRVGQLIKMQWRVERLKDLNEKEVSAQNDEVLYEVNANSGNWMIAGRKRGHVSLSKNQGARIIITVLCMPLVAGYVRPPLLGLPEIDEANIRCKPSGPHLVCVLPPTLSSSFCIPVNS, encoded by the exons ATGGCCAACTTCCTCTCCCAGTTCCAAACCATCAAGAACTCTTCCGATCGCCTCGTCATTTCAG TGGAGGATGTGAGTGATTTGTGGCCAACTGTCAAGCCTGCATTTGAAGCGCGGTTGCCGTTTAAACGGGCGAGTTTGAATAACAAGGCGAGGAATGCTGTATTGGTTGAGAAGTTGCCGGCTGAGTTCATATTAACTACAGATTCGAGGCTTCGGAGCCGGTTCCCTCAGGAGCAGTTGTTGTTCTGGTTTCGAGAGCCGTATGCAACTGTCGTTCTTGTTACCTGTGAG GATCTTGATGAGTTTAAAACCATCCTTAAACCACGCTTGAAATTAATTGTTCAGAATGATGAAAGGGAGTGGTTTATTGTATTTGTATCTAAAGCTCATCCAGCTAATGACCAAGCAAACAAAATGGCAAAGAAAGTATATGCTAAACTTGAAGTTGATTTTAGCTCCAGAAAAAGAGAAAG ATGCTGCAAATATGACATGCATTTCCCTGAAGCTAATTTTTGGGAAGATCTGGAATCAAAAATAATGGAATGCATCAGAAATACACTTGATAGGCGTGTACAATTTTATGAAGATGAGATACGGAAGCTCAGTGAACAGCGTCTCATGCCAGTCTGGAACTTCTGTAATTTTTTCATTTTGAAG GAAAGTTTGGCTTTTATGTTTGAAATGGCGCACCTTCATGAAGATGCCTTACGGGAATATGATGAACTAGAACTCTGCTATCTTGAAACAG TTAACATGACTGGAAAGCAAAGAGACTTTGGTGGGGTAGACCATGGTGATGATCAGGCAGCAATTATTAATCCAGGAAACAAAGCATTGACGCAGATTGTCCAAGAGGATTCTTTTAGGGAGTTCGAATTCAGACAGTATCTGTTTGCCTGTCAATCAAAG CTCTTATTCAAGCTAAATCGACCTATTGAGGTAGCATCACGAGGTTATTCGTTCATATTAAGCTTTTCAAAATCCTTGGCATTGAATGAG CGTATTCTTCCTTTTTGTATGCGTGAAGTCTGGGTGGTAACTGCTTGCTTGGCTTTAATTGAAGCAACCACTTCCAACTATAGTGATGGACTTGTGGCACCTGACGCAGAGAAGGAGTTCTTTTGTCTTCTTGGTGACCTATATTCTTTAGCCAGAGTTAAG TTCATGAGGCTAGCATATTTAATTGGGTATGGTACTGATATAGAAAGAAGTCCTGTCAACAG TGCTTCCCTCAGCTTGCTACCTTGGCCTAAGCCAGCTGTTTGGCCTTCAGTCCCTACTGATGCATCAGCAGAGGTGCTTGAGAAAGAAAAG TTGATTCTCCAAACAACTCCTAGAATCAAGCACTTTGGTATCCAGAGGAAACCCCTGCCCCTTGAACCAACTGTGCTACTACGAGAGGCTAACAGGCGGAGGGCTTCACTTTCCGCTGGAAatgtgtttgaaatgtttgacaGTCGCCAGGGTCCGATGGAAGG ATCAGGTTTTGATTCACCTCCCAAGATGTCACCACAAAAAGTACTCTCAAATTCGATGACACGCACTAATTCTTCTCCGGGAAACTTTGATGGCTCAATTGGCCGACCTATGAGGCTTGCTGAGATTTATATAGCTGCCGAACATGCTTTAAAGCAAACAATTTCTAATCTTGGGATGTTAAAATCATTATCATCATCTGAGGAGTTTGAG AAAAAATATCTAGAACTAACTAAAGGTGCTGCTGACAATTACCACCGTTCCTGGTGGAAAAGACATGGAGTTGTCCTTGATGGTGAGATAGCTGCTGTTGCCTTTAAACATGGACATTTTGACCAAGCTGCAAAGTCATATGAGAAGGTTTGTGCACTGTATAATGGGGAAGGATGGCAGGACTTGTTAGCCGAGGTCCTTCCCATTCTAGCAGAGTGTCAAAACATTCTTAATGATCAAGCTGGCTACTTGCTATCCTGTGTGCGACTACTTTCTCTTGAAGATGGATTATTTTTGACGAAGGAGCGTCAAGCTTTTCAAGCAGAACTGATTCGTCTTGCTCATAGTGAAATGAAAGACCCTGTACCTCTTGATGTATCATCCTTAATTACATTTTCTGGAAATCCTGGTCCTCCATTAGAGTTATGCGACAGGGATCCTGGTATCCTTTCAGTAACTGTCTGTAGTGGTTTTCCAGATGATATAACTCTTGACTCAATCAGTCTTACATTAATGGCAACATATAATGCAGACGAAGGTGTAAAG GCATTGAAGAGTTCTACAGCTATTGTGTTACACCCTGGACGGAATACTATTACCTTGGATCTACCTCCTCAGAAACCAGGATCATATGTTCTTGGAGTTCTTACTGGGCAAATTGGGCAGTTGAGGTTTAGATCTCATGGTGTTTCAAAAGTTGGTCCTGCAGAGAGTGATGATGTTATGAGTTATGAAAAGCCAGCTAAACCTATTTTGAAG GTTTCCAAACCTAGAGCACTTGTGGATCTTGATGCTGCTGTTTCATCTGCTTTATTAATAAATGAACATCAATGGGTTGGTATTTTAGTTCGACCCTTAAATTACTCCCTCAAGGCTGCTGTCTTGCATATTGATACTGGTCCAGGATTGGAGATTGAAGATACAAACATAGTTGAGATGGAAAGCTATGCTGGTGTATCTGACAATGAtgaggacgtggtgcagaaagaTGGTGCTCAAATAGAATCTTTGGATTCTGAGAAAAAGTTTGAACGATCAACTCTTCGTGAGGGTAAAATAGTGTTTCCGAATTGGGCAAGCGACACTCCTTCTATACTCTGGGTTCTAGTTCGTGCCATCAGTGACACACTCAACAGAGGCTCATCTTCAG TCACAACAAGGAGAGAGAGTATTGTAGATGGAATGAGAACAATAGCTCTAAAACTTGAATTTGGAGCATTCCACAATCAGATATTTGAAAG GACCCTAGCAGTGCATTTTACACATCCTCTCTATGTGAGGACACATGTTACTGATAAATGCAATGATGGTACCTTGCTTCTGCAG GTAATACTTCACTCTGAAATAAAGGCTACATTGACCATATACGATGCTTGGCTTGATCTTCAAAACGGATTTGTTCATTCTGGACAAACTCAGGGTAGACCTACTTCAAGCTTCTTCCCACTAATCATATCTCCCACTTCCAAAGCAGGAATTTTGTTTAGTATCTTCCTTGACAAGACAAATGCAGAAG AAGACATAGAGAAACCAGAAagcatattaaatattaaatatggaATTTCTGGTGATAGAACAATTGGAGCCCATCCTCCTTTTATAAATGAATCTACTGGAGTTGATGGTGGTAGACAGGAGCTGATCTTCAAGAGTGTAATTGTTTTGCAAAGGCCTGTGCTTGATCCATGCCTAGCTGTTGGTTTTCTTCCTCTCCCTTCAGATGGCCTGAGAGTTGGACAGCTAATTAAGATGCAATGGAGGGTGGAAAGGTTGAAGGATTTGAATGAGAAAGAAGTTTCTGCACAGAAT GACGAGGTGCTGTATGAGGTAAATGCGAATTCTGGAAATTGGATGATTGCTGGAAGGAAAAGAGGGCATGTATCTCTCTCCAAAAATCAAG GTGCAAGGATAATTATCACTGTATTATGCATGCCACTAGTTGCTGGTTATGTGCGTCCTCCTCTACTCGGGTTGCCAGAAATTGACGAGGCAAATATAAGGTGCAAACCTTCTGGGCCACATCTAGTTTGTGTTTTGCCACCAACACTCAGCTCATCCTTCTGCATTCCAGTTAATTCATGA